The genomic stretch CTAAAAGGAGGACCACAACAGTTCCACCTCCAGgggtctgtttttgtttgtttgtttttttgtttgttttgttttgtttttgtgccagggattgaacttgggtgcacttgaccactgagccacaaccccagccctttttattttttattttgacagaatcTTAGCCAagtgcccaggctggacttgaacttgccatcttcctgtctcagcctcccaagtagctgggatgacaggggcctggcttccagtttttattggttgtttttgtaaatttttatgtggGGTGGTTGAGAAGTATTGACtatttccattcttcctttcccGACCCTAGGAACAAGCCCTTCTTATTCTACTTCAACATTGTGAAGTGTGCCAGCCCCCTCGTCCTGCTGGAATTCCAGTGTCCCACCCCACAGGTAACTTGTTCCCACCTTTCCTCTTTGCTCTCCTGTTCACTTTCTGTCTCCCATAAATATGGAGTGGAACCGTTGTCCTGAGTGGGGATCTGGTGTCTGTCTTGACTGCATCTTCTCTTGTCTTTCTGTCCCCCAGATCTGTGTGGAGAAATGCCCCGACCGCTACCTCACCTTCCTGAATGCTCGAAACAGTCGGGACTTTGAGTACTACAAGCAGTTCTGTGTTCCGGGCTTCCAGAACAACAAGGTGAGcaggagactgccctgggagctCAGAGGCATGTACCTAGTGGTGCCAACCTGGGGGAttgccctcttccctctctcgGCAGGGTGTGGCCGAAGTGCTGCGGGATGGTGACTGCCCTGCTGTCCTCACCCCCAGCAAACCCTGTGAGTCCGGAGTTCCATAAGGCCAGGGGGGTAGGGGGAGGGTCTGCAGGGCTCAGCCTGACAGCTCATGTACCCTGTTGCCTGCAGTGGCCCGGCGATGCTTCCCAGCCATCCATGCCCACAAAGGGGTCCTCATGGTGGGCAATGAGACGACCTATGAAGATGGGCTCGGCTCTCGGAAGAACATCACGGAGCTTGTGGAGGGTGCCAAGTGAGGATCAAGGCCCCCCACACCGGTGTCACGCTGCACTGGCTGGGAGAGGGCAtgccctggggtgggaggggtgtctGACCTGAGCCTCTTCCACCTTCCCCCAGAAAGGCCAATGGGGTTCTGGAGGCACGGCAGCTGGCCATGCGGATATTTGAAGATTATACCGTCTCTTGGTACTGGATTGTCATGTAAGAGGGAAGGTGGCTCTCCCCTGGCTGCCCCATATGAGGCTCTCGTGGGATAGGATCTTCTAATGTCCCTATTTTATCCCCCAGAGGCCTGGTCATTGCCATGGTGATGAGCCTCCTTTTCATCATCCTGTTGCGCTTCTTGGCTGGCATTATGGTCTGGGTGATGATCGTCATGGTGATTCTGGTGCTGGGCTACGGTGTGTCTCTCCCTCCCTGTATCCATCCTTGCCTAAGGTTGATAAAATGCCCATGCCCTTTGACCTATTTGTAAGAGCAGCCACTTGAAAACAGCCTCAGTGCCATTAATAGGGGACAGGTTAAGTCCAGCTctctggtgctggggatacagctcttcggtagagtacttgcctgatCTATGCAAtccccttgtgttcaatccccagtgccacaaacaaaaacaatactaaGGGCGGTGGGGGGGGGCTGGTGTCAtcggctgtagctcagtggcagagagcacctgcctagcatggaCAAAGCCGTGGGTTCCTTCCCAAGTACTGcccagaacaaacaaaaaaacaagaatctCTGGCTATTTGTAGCCTTCCAAACCAGGACCTAGGTCAGTATTTTATGAACACCAAAAGACATTCtcgagcagttttttttttttttttttttttttagcacaggGGAAAGGGGTGCCTGTGCTGGCACCAGAATGCCTGGGGATCAAATCCTGGTTCTGTCACTTCCTAGCTCTGTGTCCTTGGGCACGTGACTAAACCTCACCGTGCCTCAattgcttcctttcttttatggGGATAATTAATATTTACCAGTTGGGAGGCCTATGAGAAGGAGACAATGTGAGGATAAAGCCAGGGGAAGGGCCTGTCTAGATTAGGATGATAGACTCTGGAGGCACCGCTCACAAAGCAGTGCTTCATAGGCCGATGCTTCACTTCATCTTGCTTTAGGATAAGTGCTTGGCTGCCCAGTCTGAGGACACAGTATCCAACCGTTCATGTTAATAGTGGTTTCTGGCTGGGTGCTGGCACTTTAGATTGCTTGATTTGTGTTTTAATAACTGTagttgataattttatttattatttatttttgtggtgctggggtagAGCtgagggcctcacatatgccaggaaCGCACTCTACCACCAAGATACATACACCCTTGTCCTACAGTTTTATCTTACAAGGAGCTAAGGGGAACAGGCGAGGCagcaagatcacaagttcaaggccagcctcagcaacttaggccctaagcaacttagtgagaccctggtgcaaaattaaaaattaaaaaagggggatctggggatgtggctcagtgattaagcacccctgggttcaatgcctggtaccagaaaaaagaaaagaaaaaggaaatgtgatagatatacacaatggagttggTGGGCTGAGGTTGTGATTCTGTGCAGGAATATTTCACTGCTACATGGAGTATTCCCGACTGCGTGGGGAGGCTGGCTCTGATGTCTCCCTGGTGGACCTTGGCTTCCAGACAGACCTCCGGGTGTACTTGCACTTACGGCAGACTTGGATGGCCTTCAGTGAGTTGAAGCCCCCTGATCCTGCCTCTGATGGAGCCTTGGAGGTGGTGGGGAGCCCGAACAGCTCATCCTCTCTGCCCCTTACAGTGATCATTCTGAGCATTCTTGAAGTGGTCATCATCTTGCTGCTCATCTTTCTCCGGAAGAGAATTCTCATCGCCATTGCACTCATCAAAGAAGCCAGCAGGTGGGGGCCAGGGCACTAGGGGACCTGGCTGGGTTTTTCCCTAAGGCTGTTCAGGTCCTGATGCCTGTGTCTCTGCTCCTCCCCAGGGCTGTGGGATACGTCATGTGCTCCCTGCTGTACCCTCTGGTCACTTTCTTCCTGCTGTGTCTTTGCATCGCATACTGGGCCAGCACTGCTGTGTATCCACCTCCGGACTCCATTTCTGACAGCCTATGGACAGGGCTGGaacatggtggtggtggttatggtGGTGGTAGAGGTGGTAGTGGGGGTGTGGATCCTTTCTCACAAGCCCCTGGGGTTCCCTATCCAAGATTTCAAGTTCCTTAATGAGCCCTTCAGCTTCCTGTCCACTTCTAATGAAGCTGTCTATAAGATTTTCGATGATGCCTCCTGCTCACTAGCTGGGAAAACCTGCAACCCTGAGGTGAGTgtccctggggcagggagggcaggtaCTGCCCCAGCAGCCCCCAGACATTTTGAAACCTCTCATTCCTACTTGGAGATCATGTGGCAGACATTTGGCACCAACTGTATGCCATGTAAGGGGTATCAGTGACATGGAGTTGAAGAGACCCCCATGCCTGGATCTGGCAACTTTCCAGGACACACTGGGAAGTGATGCACCCAGCATCCTGGGTGCTGAAGTACACATCTTGTTCCCCCTTCATTTCATGTCCAGTGCCTACACCCTTTTCTCCACCTCTGTGATGACTGTTCTTGTTTCTAGAATTCCTTGTGTTCCATGTGTTCCTATCTTGAACCCCCAATTCCTTGATGGCACCCTGATCCTCATGACTTGTGTCTTATCCCATGGTCTAACCTGATTGGTGGCTCAATGATGCCCGGAGCCCAGCTGAACTCTTGGCCCCTGTATTTTGACTTAGACTTGTGTCCCTGCCCCAGACCTTCCCTTCCTCCAATGAATCCCGCCTGTGCCCCAACGCCCGATGCCAGTTCGCCTTCTATGGTGGTGAGTCGGGCTACCACCGTGCACTGCTGGGCCTGCAAATCTTCAATGCCTTCATGTTCTTTTGGCTGGCCAACTTCGTGCTGGCGCTGGGCCAGGTCACACTGGCTGGGGCCTTTGCCTCCTACTACTGGGCCCTGCGCAAGCCAGACGACCTGCCAGCCTTTCCGCTCTTCTCCGCCTTTGGCCGGGCACTCAGgtagtccagggctggggatggggtgggTGGCGTGGAGGTGTTCTGGCCCAGCCGCTAACCGTCTCCTCTGCCCACAGGTACCACACAGGATCCTTGGCCTTTGGCGCCCTCATTCTCGCCATCGTGCAGATTATTCGAGTGATGCTTGAGTATTTGGATCAGCGCCTGAAAGGTGTGGCCCCGCCACAGCTGTTGTTGTCTCTTGCTGAGGGCGGGGCTGTGTGACAAACTGGGGATTGGTTCTTGCTTGTGTGGTGGGTGAAAAAAAGTGGTCGGACCCTAGTTGGTTTCTGCCTGTTTGGATGGAGCTGAGAGGCTAATGTGATTGGTTCCTGCGGTGGAGGAGTAGGGGAGAGAGCCCAGTGTAACCCTGAGGGGCGGGGTCCAAGAGGCCTGACCCACCATTGGGTCCTGCTAGGAGGGCGGGACTAAGGCGGTTACTTTTTCTCTGAGAAGGGTCCTGGGGCCGGGACtggtttattttgagattgggaggcaggaggatgggctTCTGCTTGGGCTTGGGGGCGGGGCCTGCATAGCAGTGTGTGTTTTGATTGGGTTGTCTTGTGGGCGGGGCTAAAATGCTTTACAATTGACTCACTTATTAGGGGCGGAGCCGAGGGCTCGGATGAAGTCTTCTGCTTGTCTTTGAGGGGAGTTTCCTACTTACTTCTGCATCCCTTTATTTCTCTTCCAGCTGCAGAGAACAAGTTTGCCAAGTTTCTCATGACCTGTCTTAAGTGTTGCTTTTGGTGCCTGGAGAAGTTCATCAAATTCCTCAACAGGAATGCCTACATCATGGTGAGTGGACCTGACCTCCCGTGAATGAACTCACCAGCTCCTGCCGGGTGAGTTCCCCACCCAGTGGGCCTgatccttcctcttcccttccagaTTGCCATCTATGGCACCAACTTCTGCACCTCAGCTAGGAACGCCTTCTTCCTGCTCATGAGAAACATCATCAGGTCAGGGAAGATACCTTCCTCTCGCTGCTTCCCTCTCCCCCTAGTCCTGGAGCCAACATTCACACCTGGCCCTCCCTGTTtcctgcagagtggccgtcctaGACAAAGTCACGGACTTCCTCTTCCTGTTGGGCAAACTTCTGATCGTGGGCAGTGTAGGTGAGTGCCATCCCCCAGGCTGTCAGTGTATGGTAGCCTGTTGGAAGTGACTTGTGGACTGCTTTCGTGCCTTATCTCTTCTGTGATAAGTATCATCTTGGAGGGTTCTTTTCCTATAGCCAGAACTCTCAGCCTTGGTTTCTTTCCCTTACCTCCAGGGAtccttgctttcttcttcttcaccCATCGTATCAGGATCGTGCAGGATACAGCACCACCTCTCAATTATTACTGGGTTCCAATACTGGTATGTAGACTTTTGGGGACAGATAGAGGTCTGGGGATAAGGAGGTGTTGGGACTTGTTGGGACTTGTTTGGCCTCCTTTGGATGAAAATCAGATGGTGAGGGATTAAGTATTTATTCAGTCCACAGACATACctactgcatgccaggcactggggtGGAGAGGTCCTTTAGAGGTTTTATGATTTAGAAGTGAACAGACATTAATCAAGAATGATATtggaccaggtgtggtggcacacacctgtaatcccatcaactctggaggctgaggcaggaggattgcaagttctcagccagccttagcaactaagtgaagccctaagcaatttagtgagacactgactaaaaataaaaaaaaataaaaaggactagggatgtgtcctagtggtaaagcacctctgggtttaatccacagtccaaaaaacaaacaaacaaacaaataagtaaataatagtaCTGGTATTCCAGGTgaggtgacacatacctgtaatcccagtgactcgggaggctgaggcagtaggagtGGCCTCAGCAAATTAGAAAGGCTTTACACAgtttagaccctgtttcaaaataaaacataaaaagggctggggatgtaactcagtggtagagtaccttcCTGGCATGATCAAGAAAGACCTGGGTTTGGTTCCcagaacctaaaaaaaaaaatagaatgatacTGATGTGTGATTGCAACCTGGAATGTGTCATTGGGACATCTACACAGTATGGGGAATTATTAGGGTCTGTAGTGAAGGATCTGGGTACGTCAAGGGGTCTAGGTGACTTCATCATTCAAGTAATACTGAATCTGAAATCTGAAGATGTAGGTGAtatccaggcagaggaaacagcaagtACAGAGGCCCTGAGGTAGGACCCTGTACTAGGAACTGTGAGGAGACCAATGTGGTTGATGTGGAGAGAGTAAAGAGGTAGAGATAGGGATAAGGAGGTGACAGACCTTGGATATGGGTTGAGTCTCCATCTTGAGAGCAGTGCAGGCCTTGGAGCCCAGagacctagatttttttttttttttttttttaatcttagaacCAAAATGAGTAactgggcaaattatttaatctctctaaAGTCAACTTCAGTCAACAAATGTTTATCAGGCAGCTCTCAAGGAACCAGGAGTCTCCAAATTGCTAGGGATATAGCAATAAATGCACCAACACAGTCTAGTAGGTAGGTGAGTATTAAACCCACAATGTcctaaaaacatgtaaaattgcAGCTGAATGCAGGCCTGAGGTGGGGGGCACAGTGCCAGGAGAACACAAAACAGGGTCTAGATGTTGGAGGCAACTTCTGGAGTAGGTGGTACTTGAGAACTTGCTATTTGCTTTCTGCTATTGAAAGCAGAAAGATGATGAGGCATGAACTACACTTAAGTCAGGATAGCAGAAAGTACAAAGGTCCTGAGGTTGAAGAAAAGAAGATGTGACATATGGGATGATGGGATCCTGTCAGCAGGGTGAGAAGTTATTCCAGTGAGGGCTTATCAGCAGGGGATTGACATGAGCCCAGTCTGGAAAGGACATGGTGGGTGGGGGTTGCTCTGGGCAGGAACTTGGGCAGAAATAGGCCATCTCCCCTCACCCAGACGGTGATCGTTGGGTCCTACTTGATTGCCCATGGTTTCTTCAGCGTCTACGGCATGTGTGTGGATACGCTGttcctctgcttctgtgagtgACCCCTCACCCCAGCCCTCATGGGGCCCTGACTCCCTTCTCCCCACGGGTCATGACATCTCCCTCCAGTGGAGCCATGCTCAGCTGTTCAGTGCTCTCCGCTTCCTCAGGTTGTCCCTTGTCCCAGGGCCCTTGCATGCCTTCCTGGCTTCCTCACTGCACAGAGCTGCTCCATCCCATGGTCCCCCAGCCCGGCAACAGCTGGAGCACTCTGCCCTGGGTCCTCAGCTTTGGAGTTGCTGGCTTTGTTGGGGGGCGGATCTGTGGCTGCCACTAACTCTGGTCTCTCCCgtctgtctgtttttgttttttattttctcttcctctcctccatgCCTGCTGGCTTCCCTGTTCTTCCCCTGCCtcccttttcccctcctttcctgaCTACCCCATTTTCCCCCTGCCGGTTCCTGGGGGGCCCAGGTGAGGACCTTGAGAGGAATGACGGCTCTCAGGAGCGACCCTACTTCATGTCGCCCGAGCTGAGAGACATCCTGTTAAAGGGGAGTGCGGAGGAGGGCAAGCAGGAGGAAGTCGAGGAGTAGAGAGTGAGGGAGACTGGCCTGGGAGCCAGGTGTCCTCCCTGTAGCCTGGGGGGAGGTGCATGTGGGGGGGCTCCCTTGCCTGGGAGTGTGGGATCATGTGGTCCCTTCCCAAGCCCACTACAGCGTGCCCCTCTGGTCCTAGTGTGTCTTGCTTTCTAACCCTCTGAGGCTTCTCTGTGGCCCTCATCCCCTCACCCTGTCCCCATGGCCCCTGCCCGTGGACGCCCTCTCATGCCACCTGCTCTGGGGCCTCTCTCTGCAGTGGAGGATCTGGAGAGAAATGATGGGTCAGCTGAAAGGCCTTACTTCATGTCTTCCACTCTCAAGAAGCTCTTGAACAAGACCAACAAGAAGCTGGCAGAGTCCTAAAGGTCCAGGCCTTCCCTGCCTCTCCAGAGCCCTCCGCTGGGTGCTTGGTCGGCAGCTTGGGTCAGTACCCCCAGCCCGTCCGACTTGCCTGAAGTCCTATCACTGCCTCTCTGCCCCCTCTTCATGATCCAGTTACTGCCAGTTTCTGGGGACCTGGAGGATTTGGGGCATATCTTCCCTATGCCAAGGGGTGCTCAGAGTTTTCACAGCAGCCCTGCAAGACTGAGATGAAATGAGTCACTTTAGCTCTCACTGACTCGGATGGGGACAAATCCGGACGGGGACAAATCCGGCGCAGCTTCTTGGTATCTGGGGTGGGAGGTGGCCAGATCTGCAGGCTCCTTCAAGCTTCCTGTCCTACTCTTAGACCACAGTGGGACAAACTATGGGAAGGACTGTGACTGTATATGAGGGAGCAGTGACTACAATGAACTTGAGTTCCAAGTTCCCCCTGCCTGCTCCAGCTGGGACTGAAACCCGTCTCTGTGGCTGAACAGTTGGCTCAAGGGCCGCCGGatgcatttctttattattattttttaacctggACATGCATTAAAGGGTCTATTAGCTTTTATTCCATCTGTCTCCACAGCTGGGATGGAGCTGCCAGGGAGTGCCTTCATTTGTCCCTGCCCCTACTGGTTTTGGCTGGGCTGGGAGAATGTGCATGCAGGTGGAGTCCCCACTACAGAGGTGGTATTGGGGGGGCTCATTGAGGGAGCCTTTGATGGGAGGAGATGGGGCCAGATGGTTGGGAGTGGCAGCAGGAAGTGGGCTTGTGTGACCACCAGAGCACGTGGAAGGAGACGCTAATGACTGCTTAATGGAAACCTGCTGGCCAGTTGCCTGACTGGAGAATCGGGCCCAATGTACACCCCCCACCACCCCGCCTCTGCCAGTTATTGACACTGCTCTCTttgtaagagagaaaagaaactgaatctaCCCTAGGGATGGTCTTCAGGGGACAGGGATGGGTGGGGCAGGTGCCCTGGGCTAACTGGGCCCTGTGCCCACTCACCTACCTTGGGGATCCTTTTGCCAAACTGTTGAACTCGGGGGACCTGGTTGTCTGGTTCCCCCTTTGCCCACCACATCCCGAGCAGTCCCCCACCCACAATTCATGCCTTTACCCATCTGCACTATCAGCACTATCCATCAGGATCCTGGAGAGGGAGAATTCCCAGCCTGTGGTCTCCTGTCTCCTGTGCCTGCCACCTGCCATCCCCATCCTGTCTGCCCAGCTCTATGCATCTGTTAACTGCATTCCAACCACTAATAAAGTGCCTATTGTACAGGTCTGGGCCTGGCGTATTTGTGGGAGAATGAGAGGATGGTAGGGGGAACCCCAGCTTCCAGAGCTCTCAGATTCTCAGAGTTGGGGTTATTTCccaaagggaagaaggaggggcaGGAAACCCACTGTCTGCCCGCTTGGTCTCCTCCCAATTCTTCCATTCAAGCTGCTCAAGTTTCTCCTGAAGGCGTCTGGTTGGAAAATGTTCCTTGGGCTCTGATCCCTGGAGTTCAGAAGGCAGCCACT from Sciurus carolinensis chromosome 17, mSciCar1.2, whole genome shotgun sequence encodes the following:
- the Slc44a2 gene encoding choline transporter-like protein 2 isoform X2 — protein: MEDDRKDGAYGTPQKYDPTFKGPIYNRGCTDVICCVVLLLAIVGYVAVGIIAWTHGDPRKVIYPTDSRGEFCGQKGTKNANKPFLFYFNIVKCASPLVLLEFQCPTPQICVEKCPDRYLTFLNARNSRDFEYYKQFCVPGFQNNKGVAEVLRDGDCPAVLTPSKPLARRCFPAIHAHKGVLMVGNETTYEDGLGSRKNITELVEGAKKANGVLEARQLAMRIFEDYTVSWYWIVIGLVIAMVMSLLFIILLRFLAGIMVWVMIVMVILVLGYGIFHCYMEYSRLRGEAGSDVSLVDLGFQTDLRVYLHLRQTWMAFMIILSILEVVIILLLIFLRKRILIAIALIKEASRAVGYVMCSLLYPLVTFFLLCLCIAYWASTAVFLSTSNEAVYKIFDDASCSLAGKTCNPETFPSSNESRLCPNARCQFAFYGGESGYHRALLGLQIFNAFMFFWLANFVLALGQVTLAGAFASYYWALRKPDDLPAFPLFSAFGRALRYHTGSLAFGALILAIVQIIRVMLEYLDQRLKAAENKFAKFLMTCLKCCFWCLEKFIKFLNRNAYIMIAIYGTNFCTSARNAFFLLMRNIIRVAVLDKVTDFLFLLGKLLIVGSVGILAFFFFTHRIRIVQDTAPPLNYYWVPILTVIVGSYLIAHGFFSVYGMCVDTLFLCFCEDLERNDGSQERPYFMSPELRDILLKGSAEEGKQEEVEE
- the Slc44a2 gene encoding choline transporter-like protein 2 isoform X1, with the protein product MGGDRQDYYGKHGTPQKYDPTFKGPIYNRGCTDVICCVVLLLAIVGYVAVGIIAWTHGDPRKVIYPTDSRGEFCGQKGTKNANKPFLFYFNIVKCASPLVLLEFQCPTPQICVEKCPDRYLTFLNARNSRDFEYYKQFCVPGFQNNKGVAEVLRDGDCPAVLTPSKPLARRCFPAIHAHKGVLMVGNETTYEDGLGSRKNITELVEGAKKANGVLEARQLAMRIFEDYTVSWYWIVIGLVIAMVMSLLFIILLRFLAGIMVWVMIVMVILVLGYGIFHCYMEYSRLRGEAGSDVSLVDLGFQTDLRVYLHLRQTWMAFMIILSILEVVIILLLIFLRKRILIAIALIKEASRAVGYVMCSLLYPLVTFFLLCLCIAYWASTAVFLSTSNEAVYKIFDDASCSLAGKTCNPETFPSSNESRLCPNARCQFAFYGGESGYHRALLGLQIFNAFMFFWLANFVLALGQVTLAGAFASYYWALRKPDDLPAFPLFSAFGRALRYHTGSLAFGALILAIVQIIRVMLEYLDQRLKAAENKFAKFLMTCLKCCFWCLEKFIKFLNRNAYIMIAIYGTNFCTSARNAFFLLMRNIIRVAVLDKVTDFLFLLGKLLIVGSVGILAFFFFTHRIRIVQDTAPPLNYYWVPILTVIVGSYLIAHGFFSVYGMCVDTLFLCFCEDLERNDGSQERPYFMSPELRDILLKGSAEEGKQEEVEE
- the Slc44a2 gene encoding choline transporter-like protein 2 isoform X3, which codes for MGGDRQDYYGKHGTPQKYDPTFKGPIYNRGCTDVICCVVLLLAIVGYVAVGIIAWTHGDPRKVIYPTDSRGEFCGQKGTKNANKPFLFYFNIVKCASPLVLLEFQCPTPQICVEKCPDRYLTFLNARNSRDFEYYKQFCVPGFQNNKGVAEVLRDGDCPAVLTPSKPLARRCFPAIHAHKGVLMVGNETTYEDGLGSRKNITELVEGAKKANGVLEARQLAMRIFEDYTVSWYWIVIGLVIAMVMSLLFIILLRFLAGIMVWVMIVMVILVLGYGIFHCYMEYSRLRGEAGSDVSLVDLGFQTDLRVYLHLRQTWMAFMIILSILEVVIILLLIFLRKRILIAIALIKEASRAVGYVMCSLLYPLVTFFLLCLCIAYWASTAVFLSTSNEAVYKIFDDASCSLAGKTCNPETFPSSNESRLCPNARCQFAFYGGESGYHRALLGLQIFNAFMFFWLANFVLALGQVTLAGAFASYYWALRKPDDLPAFPLFSAFGRALRYHTGSLAFGALILAIVQIIRVMLEYLDQRLKAAENKFAKFLMTCLKCCFWCLEKFIKFLNRNAYIMIAIYGTNFCTSARNAFFLLMRNIIRVAVLDKVTDFLFLLGKLLIVGSVGILAFFFFTHRIRIVQDTAPPLNYYWVPILTVIVGSYLIAHGFFSVYGMCVDTLFLCFLEDLERNDGSAERPYFMSSTLKKLLNKTNKKLAES